Below is a genomic region from Oceaniferula marina.
GTTCCTGTTCCGGGAGGTCGAGTTCCAGTCTGGCACCGGGGGTGCCAAGCCGTTCGGCCATTCCGGAGGTGACGGGTTCAGGTGCCGATCCGTCGTAAAGAGCGAAGCGAAGAGAGGATGAGCCTGTGTTGAGGACGAGAGTGAGCATAGCCTTGGAAAAACTGGGCGTAAATTGCTCCTTCCGAATCGGACTTGCAAGGGGAAACAATGAGCCGTTTAGCCCATACTCTATGCATGTTTTGCCTGTGTGTCCACGTTGGGAATGGGGAGGGCTGAAGAAACGCCTCCAGCTCGTGGTCTTGCTGTGATTTTATTCACCAAGTGCTGAACGTATCGCATTGCCCAGAACCGGATCCTGATGGGGGAAAACCGTCCTGAGATCGAGCTTAAGTTGACCTTCTTCGATGCTGCCGACAACGGCAGGTGTGTGGGCCCGCAGTCGTTTGCTGAGTCTGGTAACCGAGCCATTTTCAGGTGTCAGGCTGATGCAGATGGACGGGATGGATGATTGGGGCATGGTACCTCCTCCGGTGCGGGCGGTGTTCTGGCTGATCGTGCAGGATGCCTGAAGCTGGGCAGGCAGGCTCTGGATGATGGTTTCAGCGCGAGTGGTCAGTGATTCGGTGCTGGCCGCAATAAAATTGAGGGTTGGGACGTCGGTTTTTTGCGGATGGGAGCGGGTATGAAGGTAGGTGTTGATGCACTCCTGAAGCACGGTGAGAATCAATTTATCACAGCGGACGGCGCGGAAAAACGGTTCTTGCTTGATCCCCGCCACCAGATCTTTTCTGCCGGCGATGATCCCGGATTGGGGACCGCCCAATAGTTTGTCTCCGGAAAAGCAAACGAGGTCGATGCCGTTGCGTAGCGCTTGTTGCGGCGTGGGTTCGTGTTCGATGGGGGCCAGGTCTTCTGTACTCATCATGGCGCCGGATCCGATGTCTTCGACGAGTGGTAGCTTGTGTTCGTGTGCCAGATCGGCGAGTTCCCGGACGTCAGGTTCCTCGGTGAAGCCGCCCAAGTAGAAATTTGAGCGGTGGACTTTGAGGATCATGGCGGTTTGTGGTGTGATCGCCTTGGCGTAGTCTTTGAGGTGGGTTTTATTGGTGGCTCCGACTTCGACCAAGGTGGCTCCCGAGGTTTCGAGTATTTCGGGAATGCGGAAACCTCCTCCGATTTCGACCAGTTCACCACGGGAGACGATGACTTCCTTTTTGTCTCCCTGGCAGAGGTAGCGTAGGGTGAGGACCAGTGCTGCCGCGCAGTTGTTGACGGCGGTTGCCGCTTCGGCGTCGAGTAGGGCGGCGAGTGCCGTTTCCAGGTATCCTGCGCGCTTTCCGCGGGTTCCTTCCGGAAGGTTGAACTCGAGATTGCAATAGCCGGTGGCAATTTCGGTGAGTCGCTTCGCGGCGTCCTGCCCGAGCGGGGAGCGGCCGAGGTTGGTGTGGATGATGACGCCGGTGGCATTGATAACCGCTTGCAGCCGGCTGTCGGCGAAGGCTTGCAGGGATTGGGAGATTTGTTGCTCGATTTGTTCTCGGCTCGGACTTGCGCCTTCCAGGATTTGCTCGCGGGTTCGGGAAATTTCCTGCTGGATGAAGGCCGTGACCAGGGCTCGTGGCAGGGGGCATGCCGCCTCCAGTTTCAGGGAGAGGGCTTCAATGGATGGCAATGATCGGAGCGCCTGATAATTATTTGGCATAAATCGGAAAATAAACCCCCTCGCTGGAATTGACAAGGTTAGTTGCACTCATCAGATTGCAGGACGTGAGTGAGATTATTCAAGAAACACCGTTGGCAGCCCTGCATGTTGAATTGGGGGCAAAGATGATTCCTTTTGCCGGTTGGAATATGCCGGTTCAATACACCAGTATCATGGATGAACATACTGCGGTTCGTGAAGCCGTCGGCATCTTTGATATTTCCCATATGGGACAGTTTTTCCTCGTTGGCGAGGGGGCGGAAGAGTGGTTGAACACCATTTTGACCAACGACATCGCCAAGCTCGAACCCGGGCAGGGGCAATACACCTTCATGTTGAATGAAAATGGCGGCGTGATTGATGACCTGATCATTTACCGTCAGGCGCCGGGGCGCATTTTCCTCGTGGTGAACGCTTCCATGATCGACGAAGATTATGCATGGCTTGAAAAGGCTCTCCCGGATGGATTGACTCTCACCAACGAAAGTGACAGCTGGGCCGGAATGGCCGTGCAGGGGCCGAACTCTCCTGGTGCCTTTGCGGCTCTGTTCCCCGGAGTGGATCTGCCACCACGGAATGGCTTGCACACTTGGGAACAGGATGGCGAAACTCTGGTCGTTTGCCGGACGGGATACACCGGAGAGGACGGCTATGAGTTCTTCAGTTCCGCAGGCAATGGCAGCGCCTGGTTCCAACGCTTTGTTGATGCCGGTGCCAAGCCATGTGGGTTGGGTGCCCGAGACACCTTGAGGTTGGAAGTTTGTTATCCGTTGAATGGCTCGGATTTATCGCCTGAGCGCACACCTCGATCCGCAGGCTTGGGCTTTGCCGTTTCCCTGACCAAGGAATGTGGCTTCATCGGCAAGGATGTGGTAATGCAGGAAAAAGAGGATGGATTCAAAGAGCGGCTGATCGCTCTGGAATACACCGGTAAAGGTGCTCCTCCCCGTGCCCATTACGAAGTCTTCACCAAAGAGGGAGAGCGGTTGACAGAGTTGACCAGTGGCGTACTTTCCCCGAGCCTCAAGCAAGGGATTGCGATGGCCTACCTTCCCGTCGATTACGCCAAAATTGGGACGCTTGTCGACATCGATGTCCGCGGACGCCGGTTCGAAGCAAAAGTCGTGAAAAAACCTTTTTACAAAAAGGGGTAATTCTGCGCAAAAACCCATGAACAGAAATCTGAAAATCAACCTTACCCAATCACCTATCAACCCAATACTATTATGAACGTTCCAGAAAATTTACGTTACACTTCGGATCACGAGTGGATTTTGCTCGAAGGCGATGTTGCCAAAGTCGGTATCACCGATCACGCCCAGGAAGAACTGACTGATGTCGTTTTTGTTGAATTACCTGATGAAGGACGTGCCTGTGATGCGGAGGACCCCGTGGCAGTGGTTGAGTCTGTGAAGGCTGCCAGTGATATTTATGCGCCGATTGCCGGCGAAATCGTTGAAGGCAATGCCGAACTCGAGGGGGATCCTTCCCTTGCCAATACCGACCCATACGGTGCTGGTTGGATCTTCAAAATCCGGGTGAAGGACGTCGCTGATGTCGAGGCCTTGCTTTCACCGGATGACTACAAGGCGCTGCTTGGCTAATCGACCTCCAGTGATGAACACCTATTTGATGCAGGCGTGCTTCGGCACGCCTGTATTTCTTTTTTAAGAACAATCCAAGAACCCATCAATTTATTTATGTATACGAATTTTTGCAGTCGTCATGTTGGCAGTGTGGGCAGCACCCGCGAAGCCATGATCAAGGAGTTGGGGTATGAGCGTATTGT
It encodes:
- the selA gene encoding L-seryl-tRNA(Sec) selenium transferase, whose product is MPNNYQALRSLPSIEALSLKLEAACPLPRALVTAFIQQEISRTREQILEGASPSREQIEQQISQSLQAFADSRLQAVINATGVIIHTNLGRSPLGQDAAKRLTEIATGYCNLEFNLPEGTRGKRAGYLETALAALLDAEAATAVNNCAAALVLTLRYLCQGDKKEVIVSRGELVEIGGGFRIPEILETSGATLVEVGATNKTHLKDYAKAITPQTAMILKVHRSNFYLGGFTEEPDVRELADLAHEHKLPLVEDIGSGAMMSTEDLAPIEHEPTPQQALRNGIDLVCFSGDKLLGGPQSGIIAGRKDLVAGIKQEPFFRAVRCDKLILTVLQECINTYLHTRSHPQKTDVPTLNFIAASTESLTTRAETIIQSLPAQLQASCTISQNTARTGGGTMPQSSIPSICISLTPENGSVTRLSKRLRAHTPAVVGSIEEGQLKLDLRTVFPHQDPVLGNAIRSALGE
- the gcvT gene encoding glycine cleavage system aminomethyltransferase GcvT — encoded protein: MSEIIQETPLAALHVELGAKMIPFAGWNMPVQYTSIMDEHTAVREAVGIFDISHMGQFFLVGEGAEEWLNTILTNDIAKLEPGQGQYTFMLNENGGVIDDLIIYRQAPGRIFLVVNASMIDEDYAWLEKALPDGLTLTNESDSWAGMAVQGPNSPGAFAALFPGVDLPPRNGLHTWEQDGETLVVCRTGYTGEDGYEFFSSAGNGSAWFQRFVDAGAKPCGLGARDTLRLEVCYPLNGSDLSPERTPRSAGLGFAVSLTKECGFIGKDVVMQEKEDGFKERLIALEYTGKGAPPRAHYEVFTKEGERLTELTSGVLSPSLKQGIAMAYLPVDYAKIGTLVDIDVRGRRFEAKVVKKPFYKKG
- the gcvH gene encoding glycine cleavage system protein GcvH; translation: MMNVPENLRYTSDHEWILLEGDVAKVGITDHAQEELTDVVFVELPDEGRACDAEDPVAVVESVKAASDIYAPIAGEIVEGNAELEGDPSLANTDPYGAGWIFKIRVKDVADVEALLSPDDYKALLG